The window ATTCTGAAATTCTTTCTGAATCAGCTGTCATTTGGGCTTGAGTAAGAGTTTTACTTACGTGAGATGCAAACTAAGTAGGTTGAGAAGAGGCTTGCAAGGCTTTTGGATAACTACGTAAAATTCACCATTGTAAAATACATGGTAAAAACTGAGAGTATTAAATGAATCGTGATAGTTTGTGTAGTGTGTGCTTCATTAGAATCACATAAAGACCcttcttaaaaataagcagTACATGCTCACTTATTTAGgtatttttaaattcctttttcatGGCAAAGTACTTGTGGATATCAAGTCGGTTCAGCGTGTGCTGAGAAGGTAGTTTTAGCTTAAGAGCCACACTGGTAGTACAGCACTTGTGGGTTTGGTAATTCACCTCATGACAGAAGCTGTAGAATATCCGGGCAAACAGCTGTGCTCATGCTACAGGTGTGTTTGTGGACTTGCTAGGGACTACGTTTCTAGCTTCGTGTTGGGGATTTCTGCAGGGTTTTAAAAAGTGGGAGGGAGGTGACAGGGAGGAAATTAAATCATGATTGCAGGTGAAACAAGGCTCTTGAAATTTCACATCCTCTCAGAAATTATCACCAGTCTcatgaaaaataatctgtataAAATGAGAACCTCAACCTGAGGACTTATGATTTTAGGAATTAGGGGTAGGAGACTGTAACCAACCTGCCAGAGTCCCCTCACAAAAAAAGGTAACTGCAAGTTAAGGCATATAAAGAATCTGTTCATTTTAAAGTGATTTTCCTGCTtaatttttgttggtttggggtattagtagtagtagtaacaataataattttGCAATTATCACAATTTTGCAagtttacctttcttttttttccatgaattGTATTTTGGTTTGAGAACTGGCTGCTAATTAACCCTGTTGTACTTCAGGGAAGAACTGCTCATGCTGAAGAGGAGAGAAACCTTTTTAAGGTGGCTGCAGTGAGCTGGCTAAAGGCAAGTCTCACACCTGTTTAGAGGAAAGAGATTTTGCGAACCCACTATCAAAAGCTAAGATTTTTGCGATCTATGCTACTGAGTTTTCAATAGAACCATAAGGCTGATTGCCTGAGGTGAAGCGACTCCAGAAGTTGATGCAGTTCACATCTTAATTGACTTCTGAGGCAATAGACAGAGAGTTGTGTGTCTTCTGAATGTTGTAAGAAATACAGATATATCTATTTGTACTTGTCTCTCTGGGTTAACTTTTTAATGCCATTTTACTTGGTATTTATGGAGAAGTTGTCCTTCTCAGGACAGCACAGTGGTTTAGCTATTAATCTGTAAATACCAAACATTCACTACTTGCATTGTGTACTTAGGATTGTATTGTAATGTATGTTTTACATGAGAAAGTTGTCTGTCAGGTTTGTTTAGCTAGGCATGGATGCCTAATTCATGGGGAGCTGATTAGTTGGAATCCCAGGTTGTATTCCCATTTTAACCAGACTTTTTAATGTGGCAATCTTGTTCTCAATGGCTCAGGCTGCTTTGGTTCCAGGCGGTCTAGAATAAGTTAAACTGGGCAGAGTGAAGAAATGAGGGGAACAAAAGGGAGATTAAGTATCGAAGGTTGGCTTCCAAGACTGTGTTAAATTAGTTTAACAACAAAAAGTTCTGTAGTTTGGCATCAGCTCCCCAGACTTTGTCATGGGCTGCCATGCAACAGATGGACTACACAGCACGTGAGTGCAGTAAGTgatcagaaggaagaaaagcaaacagtgcagctttcactttttaaaacaattctttCTGCGTACTTTTTGTAGCATCATATACCTCCCTTTTAGCAGTTGCTGTCATTTTGGTGAGAATGCaaggtatttttaaacaagAGGAGAAAGCCGACAAATTACTAACCCACGTCTGGATTACAGAGGAAACTGTGTTGTCTCCAAGCCTGAGAATCCTTGCTGCTAGGGTTAGCATTCTCATGGGATGATTCCCAATAAAAAATTGAGCAAGCTTTAAAAACTAAATTTAAGTAATAATCAACCTAACAAGTAATGAATGCTGAATTAATTGCTCGTCAGATCGGTCACAGTTAATTAAAATTCCAGTGAAAGCTCAGAATAGCTGACAGTTACTCACTGGAATTGCAAGTGTGCAATGAAATGCGCAATGTTATATATTTCTGTGGAACACACATAAAAAGGAAGTGGTTCATATGACCATATGACTGAATGAGCTGGCACAAGTGCTCTGCAAAAATGTCTCTACTAATATAATCCATGGGAAACAGTGACTAACTTAATGAGTATAATAATAGTGACCAACTTCTTAATGAATACAATAATGGAGGCTATTCTGAAAAATTTCAGTAGCCTCAAGACCTACACAGATTCATGAGTTGAGAATGTTCAACAAATAGGTATGACTCAAGTATAATTACCATACACccaaatatatttgaataaattcAGCTGTAACACGGGCATCTGTTACCTCATATATTTGCAGACCAATTTAAGGTCTGCACTTCTGAGTAAGGCCAGTAGCAATCGATCTGCAGTGAAGTGAGCGATGTACAGTGTACGGTCCCAAATGGTACACACATGTTCAGAGCAAAAGAGGATTTTTAATGCTATTGAAATACCAATCAAAGTGCTTCAGCAGGGACCAGACAGCTGCAAAACATTTAGGCACAGCTCAGGAATTCCCAAGAGCAGAAGTGAGACAGGAAATAGTGAAAAGCTGAATAAAGTAGCTGAGGAAAATGCCTTTATTTAAGAGAGGTGAATTCAAAAGAAGTTCAGCAGACCACAGTGCAGAAGATGTCAGAGTGAAGAGATTAGAAATTGTCTGAAAAGGGGAGGAAATTCTGTATACTGTGTactgaaaattttaatttttaaattcaaatttaaaaCTTCTTAACATCATCTGAACTTTGTCTTCAAGACAGTTACTAGATGGTTGTGATGATAAATGAGTTCACAGGTAATCATACCTGTACACTTACATAGTTAAGCATGGGGAAATAACATTTAGTCATCACATTAGATTTAGGGAGCTTCATCTTCTGTTTACTGATGAGCCAAATTTTGTCTCATTATGGCAAAACCTGCTTATTTGCAAATAGATTTGGCTACATTGTTACAAATGCTAGTTGAATGACAACTTTAATAGTCTCAGATTCTGAGACAAAGTCAATTTGGAACCAGAAAAAGTTAAGCGAAGTGGTCCTTCATGTGTGCTGGGGAAgccagcacagcaggagtggAAGTTCCACAAGGAGAGATCCAGCATTGCCATGTCGGAGCACTGAGGAGCTAAGGCAAACGGCTTTGTTGGTGTCCTTGTGATTTGCTTGGGAGTGCAAGGTGCTGGTGGTCAATCTTAAACCAGCACCCAGCGGCTACTCGGAGGATGAGCTCCCAGCACGCTGGGCTGGCGTCCTCATGGCAAGTGTGAACGGGTTGCTTGCCAAGAAATTGCCATGCTTTGGGGTGAATACTTAGCTTTTACCTAAAGAAGCAGGCAAGGTGTGTTGGATGGTGCCTTTTAAACAAGAGGGCTGGAAGTTGAAACCAGAACATTCCATGGCAACTGGAGAAAGTTCTGAGGAAAGTGCAGTGAGAGCTGCGggacccctccctccccctgcctAGAGGAGAGACAAAGAACAGGCAAGGAGGGAACTGAAATAGGAAGCAGGAACCATGGCAGGAGGCTGGGGActcaaagaaagcaaattaataaaCCGCTGGGGGAAAGGTGCATGACTGACCAAAGCCACTAAGAAAGATAAGCGAATTCCAGGTTCTTtaacagctctgtgtgtgtgtgcatgcagcaTGGCTAGTATGtttatatttaaacattttcctcAGGGTAGCAAGTGCAACTCttgtgtctgtgacacaaacagaATGCGAGCGCTTCAGTAATGTATGTAATACAGTGTATTTGAGCTGGGTTTGTCAGCATCGCTACCACTCAGACAACCTCAAATTTCTAAAAATGTATGTTCACATCAGGGTGTGTACATACATAATGCAATAACAAAAAGCTGCTGGCAACATTCTGCCTGCAGTGGAGACAGACAGTTCATATCAAAAGCAAGAGAAATCCAGTGTGCAGGCTGAGGCACTACATGGCCTTAAGTGTTAATGTAATGTTGCATTTGGGAAGCTGGAAGCTTGGTGCGCTCATTTGCACATCAGTACCCAGAATTCTTTTTCAGTTCCACCACTCTTGAATTCGAGTGCTGGGTTGGAGCTCTTGGAAGGCTCTGTAGCTTGCGATGCCCTTGCATGTGCCAGTTCAGTATTTTCCACAGAACAGTTTAAGTGACGATACTGGATCAGGAATAGGTCATCCGAGGATTCTTATTTAGGCTTGACGTGACACATGCAAAAAAGTGCCTGTGAACAGTATTTAAAGTGTTGTATTTAACAAAACTAAGAACTCTTGGGAGTGCATGTGTGTattggggagggagggagaatatttcttcaaaagtagagatgattttttttttttctccgaGTAAGTAAATTTCAGCTGTAAGTGAGTAACGATGATGATGTTGAAATAGAAGCTCTTAAAAGAGAGACCTTGAGCACACGGGTAAGATTCAGCACTAGGACAGCCCAAGCAGCCCCGCCAGTGAACTACAGCCGCGCGTTTTGGGGTGTTCAGCCCGGGAAGGCTGCGCAGCGCGGGCAGGGGGGTGCTGGGTGCCGAGGGCAGCCCCGGCTGGCCCCAGGCTCGGCGGGGGAGCAGAGTTTCCCCGGCACGGAGGAAGGCACccggggctgtgccagtgccagtgccccccgcagccccggtaCCGTGTCTCCCAACTGCTCCCGAGAGGAGGGCATTTTTGCACTGGAAGAATTCCCGCTGtaccccttccctcccccacaATGCCGGCGCCTCGCTCTTTTTTAGTCAGTCTGAGAGTTGATCCCAGgcagggggggtgggggtgagaaATGCAATGGAAGACCGGGGGGAGGCCTCTCCGCAGCCCCTGGCCCCTCTGGGATCGGCTCTCCTTAGGCGAGGCGAGGAGGTGGGGGCCGCTCTGCGCCTCTGCAGCTCCGGGAGGGTTTGCATTGGACGATTTGcgcctggggagggggggacgctgcctgcagcccccccggcccctcctcctctctgtgGCGGGAGGGGGGCCTGGGGGGCGAGCTGCAGCCCGGATATTTGGGGGAGGGGGCGAGCGCAGCCTCGCCGCCCCCATGTGCCGCGGGCGGGGGCCTCGCTGCCGGCTCGGCATTGGAGGAtcggtgctggggaagggggagactgcagcccccagcccccgcGGGCGGGCGGGGTGGGGGCCGGCCTGCTGGCTCTGGCTGCTCTTGCATTGGCGGAtgcggggagggaggggggcaggaagcgggggggcagggggagccCGAGTGGCTGGAGGGGGGGTCTCTATGAATAGGGTGGGGGTCTTCTCGGccaaagaagagaggaaagttTGCGGCGCCGGTGGTGCGGGTGCGGCGAagcgggcggggccgggaccggagccggcggcggcggcgcttGGTCGGGGAGCAGGAGCCGGGGGGCCCCCGCTGGATTTTTGTAGGGGGGGTGGTATCgccccctccttctcctccccccaGGGGTGAAAGTGCAAGAGGAAGTGCAGCCGCTGCCATCTTTCCTCCGCTCCAAACACACAGGGACGGACGGAGCCGGCagcccggagccgccgccgccggagCCCCCTCCCTCCCGCTCGCCGCAGCCGCGCCGCGCACGCCCGTTCCCGCGGCGGCCTCCGCGGCCGCAGCGCCTCGTGGCGGCCGGGCCCGGGCGGAGCTCGCGCgccggcggccgcggcggcCCCGCGCGGCGCGCGCCCCTCCGCCGCCCGAGCCTTTTGTCTCTCCCCCCGCGAGCCCCTCGCGCCGTGCAGGGAGCGCCGCGCGCGCCGCCGGCCCGGGCAGGGGCGGGGAGCAGGAGGCGGCGCGCGCCGCCGGGCGGCCTGAGAGCGCGCGCCCCCTGCGGGCGCCAGCGGGGCGGCGCAGCCCCATGGAGCGGGTGAGCGAGGCCGCCGCGTGCGGCCCCTCGGCGGGCTGCTACACGTACCAGGTGAGCCGGCACAGCGCCGACATGCTGCACAGCCTCAACCAGCAGCGCAAGAACGGCGGCCGCTTCTGCGACGTGCTCCTGCGGGTGGGCGACGAGAGCTTCCCGGCGCACCGCGCGGTGCTGGCCGCCTGCAGCGAGTACTTCGAGTCGGTGTTCAGCGCGCAGCTGGGCGACGGGGCAGGTGGCGGCGGCGCGGAGGGCGGcgcggcggaggcggcggcggccggcggggccgcggcggtggccggcggggccgccgggggcgggcgggagcTGGAGATGCACACCATCAGCTCCAAGGTGTTCGGAGACATCCTGGACTTCGCCTACACGTCGCGCATCGTGGTGCGGCTGGAGAGCTTCCCGGAGCTCATGACGGCCGCCAAGTTCCTGCTGATGCGCTCCGTGATCGACATCTGCCAGGAGGTCATCAAGCAGTCCAACGTGCAGATCCTCGTGCCCCCCACGCGCCCCGACATCATGCTCTTCCGTCCGGGGGCCGCTGACCTCGGCTTCCCTCTCGACATGACCAACGGTGCCACTTTGGCGCCCAACGGCAACGGCATCGCTGGCATGCCCGAAGACGAGGCCGCGCGGGCTGCGCTCACTGCCGCCCAGtcctccctgcctgtcctgcaggGCGTGGACCGCCTGCCCATGGTGGCAGGACCTCTGTCCCCACCACTGCTGGCCTCTCCCTTCCAGAATGTTGCTGCTAGTGCCCCCACTTTAAGCACCAAGAGGGGCAGAGGGCGTCCCCGTAAAGCCAATCTCTTGGACTCCATGATGTTTGGTACCCCGGGGGGCCTGCGAGAGGCTGGTATCCTGCCTTGTGGCCTCTGTGGGAAAGTGTTTACGGATGCTAATCGTCTTCGGCAGCATGAGGCTCAACACGGGGTGACAAGCTTACAGCTGGGCTACATAGACATCCCACCCCCAAGACTGGGTGAAAACGGTGTCCCTGGTCAGGATGACCCCGACGCACCCCGGAAAAGAAGCAGGACGAGGAAACAGGTGGCCTGTGAGATCTGTGGCAAGATTTTTCGGGACGTGTACCACCTGAATCGGCACAAGCTGTCGCACTCTGGCGAGAAGCCTTACTCTTGTCCGGTGTGTGGTTTACGGTTCAAGCGGAAAGACAGGATGTCCTATCACGTTCGATCTCACGATGGCTCTGTGGGAAAGCCCTACATCTGCCAGAGCTGTGGAAAAGGCTTTTCCAGGTAAGAGAGCACTTATAAGGACCATAGATGCAAACGGACACCTAGGAAGTCTTCCTATccatggggaaacaaagcccatttGTACTTAGGATAGTTTGgctgttctgttttaaaatgtctcGAGAAATGAGACTTCAGTCGTTTCCGCTGGGATGCTATTCCACAGTCTCTTGAAAGGGTTTAAGTAATTAAGTAATTAAGACTTAGAACTGAGAGTCAGCTGGCTTCTGGGTAACATTCCCAGCCTTGTCCCAGGCTTGGTGTCTGCGTGTCCTTGGGCAGATCAGTTGGTCTCTCCCTCAAATGACTCttctgtgaaatggggtttggaTTAATTACCCACCTCACCCACGTGTCTTGAGACTGCTGACCCGCAGGTAGTTTGAAGGTGCTGTTGAAgtgcaaaatattaatacatctcaagattattattttcctcgtatccattttaaatttctttttcttaacttCCCTTCATTTCTCTTAGTTCGTAATGTTTTTTATCACCCAAATGTGAAGGAAGAGGTGAGATTTCAAAGGCTGCAGCATCAAGTATCTTTTAATACATGATCTTTGTGTCCTTTGGGTTTACATCCTTCTGAAGGGGATCCTGTTTCTGCCCTGCAACATACGTAAGATCTGTGCATTTaatgttgctgcttttctgttgtcGCTGTTTGTGGGAGTTAATTTAATAACTAGTTTGGTACACGTAGTCATGTTAGCAGTGTTTTATAGCCTGAGTTAATGAATTTGAAACTTTTTCGGAAGTGTGATGCTCGCTTTCAGACTGGCCGCAGTGGGGGGCGGGGGACGCGTACATTCGTGTTACTTTCCTAGCAGCAGTCCGGTTCCTAAAGCAGGCGATTTGCTCTAACAGGAGGCAAGGAATCGAgatcagaaaacaaatcaagaGGCTACCAGGGCTAGGATTGTCCCAGCTATATAAATTCATCAATAGTTAGGGGTCCTTCATCAGGACTGCAAATTTAGTGATGGGAAGTCATAAAATGAAGATTTCATCTGTAGCCAGAAGTGAAAGTATTTCTCTTATTATAGTGCTACCGGGGATCATCTGacgatttttattattttaaagatttctgCTGTTGCTGTATGAGAGGATTTTGTCAACAAAGGAAAGCGAAAGATACATGTTGAGTTCTCGTTTTTCCCTGTAAGTTAATGTGAGCAGGCAGGAATGCTGTTACGAaagtaaacaacaaaaatgtcttCACGTCTTTGTCAAATCAAAGTATGAATGAAAAGCAGAGGCTCTTTAAGTTTCCGTGTTCAGCCGTAGGAGCAGCCGAAGGAGGCTGGAGGCGCGATGTCTAATTTTGTATCCTCTCCATTCCGCAGCGCAGCACCTgaggctgctgggctggaggtgccTCCGGGGACCCCCAACCAGTCATTCCGGTTACACCGCTCCAGCCCACTTGCTGGAGCACCAGGTTTTAAGAGCCTGACTGCAAAGCTCAGTCTATTTTCTGTCCCCAGTGCGTGAATTCCATCCCGCGCCCTCTCATTGGCGCAGCTGGAAacctgggggaggggagggcgaGGAACTTGTTTCCAAGCAGTTTTGGCCTCATACAATGAAAAGCTTTCTTGCCACTAGGAGAAACTCCCACCAAGAGAAATCTGCAGCTATTCAGTCCTCACTTCTTCAAAGTAGGCTTAACTGATTGTGAAGGATGGTCTTTTTTCCAGTAATAATTTGCTCTTCCATTGCACCTTCTAGTTGGTACCTTCAGAGCGCTGTATTTGTATCCATACAGTTTCCCTACCAAGTTATGAGTTAGGACAGTATTTTTGCATCTTGCTGGTGGAAAACGTGTCACAGCAACAGAGTTTAAAGTCAGTCTTTTTGCACAGAGGCACTTAAAGTTGGCTTCTTACATCAGTGTTTGGGAGACAAACCAAAAGGGTCTGGTTTTCAAATATTCAGCGACTGTAAATGAAAGTGCCCCGATTGTCAAGATCTAAATAGGATTTGGGGAGGAACATGCAGGCTTGAAAATTGTAGCTTGTATTTCCTGTTTTCACTGATCGTTCAGTCATAATTTCTTCCTGAGAATATTAGCGAGTTGGAGAGGATACTTGTCAAGGTAGAGTCCCAGCTGCTGGTGATCCGCTTCTTGCAAAGTTAAATATCACTGCTTTATAATAGATCCACCACTGggatcttttctttttttgttaaaacggtaagtttatttttagtatttgttTTAAGTGTGCttatgtgtattttcttttaaggcCAGACCACTTGAATGGACACATCAAACAGGTGCATACCTCAGAGAGACCTCACAAGTGTCAGGTAGGAGCTGGAGGGGCTTAGACTGATGTGCGGGTCACCTTTGGCATTGCATTGATGTGTGCAGACATTTATCAGTATAAATCCCATGTATGTACGCATTGGGATCAATGCTTGTAAATAACAGTGTTAACAGTGACAGCTGCTTTACATCCCTTCAGCTTTGGTTCTCCTGTCTCCCTCCCCTGTACCAGATGTTCTTCCCTCCTGCTCATCCCAGTCTCACCCTGGATCTCTTACCATCTTGGCCCTGGGCTTAGAGTCAGTGTCACAGATGATTCCTTCAAACccccttcttttattttttaattgcagttgTTGCCAGCGGGAGGCTCCAAAGctgacttaattttttttttagaataatttcaaataaaattggTAAATGATCATAACTTGCCAAGATACTCTTTTTTATCACATGGCCTTCAGAACATTGCACTGAGCAAAATTGGAAGCTTTTTTGTATCCCAGGGAGAATACAGATAAAGCACCACAGTATCCTTTGTAATACTATGTCATGATGTATATAGTGTTTTACAGTTAATAAATTGTTCCTTAGGGTTTGAAAGATCAaatcaagaaagaaattctgtaaTTCATATGTAGAGAGATTTAAAAGGTGCCTGGAagtattaattaaaacaaaagttgAGAATCAGCTTCCACTGTTGCCCACGGCCTTCACAGAGCTGTTGGGCAAACGTCTAAAACATTTATTGGGCTAACGGTCTCCATGCTTGGTCTGTGAAGAAAGAAGGGTGAAGCGAGATAATTTTCATTGTCTTTGAGGACAGTGAAAgttagaagattttttttcttctaaaatttttAACCACATTTTCTGAATGACTGCTGCCTCCTGATTTGCGGGTTTTTCCCCATCTCTTGACACATGTCCTATATTTCCTCCAAATTTTGAGGcttttgaaacattttgcagCTTTAATAATCCAGTGAACAGTTTTTCAGGCATATGGAGCCATCTAAAGGTTTCTGTTGACCTCCATATGATCTGCGGGAGCTCCTTTGAAAATCAGGCTGTAGAGCCTTCACATTGACTTAACTGCGTATCCTTTACAAAGCCTTAAATTGGTTTATGCTTCTTAAGATGGTTTAGGGGGTTATAGATTTACATAAATTGGAAAATTCCACTCATGAAAAGACTTTGTAATTTGGGGATAGCAAGGGGTCCCGGTGGATGAACTGAATATCATAGAATCgttcaggttggaaaagacctttaagatcatcaagtccaactgttaacccaacactgccaagtccaagATGACTacaatttttttccatgagCGTGTATTCATGTGCAAGTACAAAAATGAACGTTTAGGTCCCAACACAAACAGAAACTCATCAGTCTTTAGCCAGTTGATATCAAGGTTACTGAATGTACACAGTTCGTGAATAATGTTGATAGATACGAATTGTCCTTTGCCAACTGATACCTGATAATTTTTCATAGTTTGCTGATTGATTTAAGAATACTAAATATAAACTCTGTAACTGCGAATCATGAGGTAGCACTAAGAGCTAGAAagtaaagaaatacagaagctAAGGCTGTACAGCCAAGCTCAACTTTATCTCTTTGCACGTATGTATTTTGTGATAGTAATTTCTAAGAACAGTCTTTCTCATTGTGTGGTGTTTAAAATGCCATAATACATTATGTACTGTTGATTTCAGTTAAAAGGTGTAGGCTATAAGTTACAAGTATCAGGACAGAGCTGAAGTTGTCATTCAGGCTGGGCTTGTTCTTGATTTCGATGGCTTAACCTCGCAAAGTTAATTTTTCATGAATCCAAAGGTGTAAAAAATTTGTTAAAGAGCTGTTGTGTGTGTTTACAAAAAATACTTGGTAATATCCTGTCAGATCTGTAAAGCCATCTTAAATATGCACGGATCTGATATACGTGGTACAAACCATGGAAGGGATGCTGTCACACTTGAAATTTGTTTCAAATCTGAAAGCTGATGTATAAATTGATAAATTTCTCCATGTGATTATGATAACATGATCATCAGTAACGCTTCCGTTCCATGATGTGTATCTAAACACAGAGTCTGGCCGCTAAGAAGGAAGCCTAATATTGGCATGTTGTTTCCCCATTTTCCATTCTCCTTTTCCATTGATTTTGGCTGGCAAATTAACTCCCCATGCAGGTAACCTGAACAGCATTGAGGATCCTTTTTGAATCTGTTGAGTTCCTGTTGAAAAGTCCTGTTATTGTCATGCCTTGTCTGTGTTTACTGCAAACGAGAAGTACTCTGTCAGTAAACAGAAAAGCTTTCCAGAATCCTCTGTCATAAACAAAATCCACTGGCTATTTACCTGAGCCCTTATGTATCTTTGCAAGCCAGTGGATGCGTAATGTTTTGTTGGTGTGGCACCACAGTGCATTTTGGATGGCCAGCAGAGAAGCGTGAAGGTGTCACCCCAACTTTGGAATCAATACAATGAAACTGTGAGAAGCAGGACAATTGCAAGCTGAACATCACTGGAACAGCTATAGGTTTTGGTGCTCAGCATGCAGTTCTGCCCTCATCTCCCTGCAGTAATGGTTGTGTTTCACAGGTCATTGTAAAACTATCCTAAGTTCCAGCACCTGTAGCACCTGATGCCAAAGACCCGATTCCAGCGGTTTTTTACTATTAAAATAGCCTCAGAATAGGGAAGGCCTCTGCATGGCCCAGGCAGCTGAGAAGTGGGATCCAAGAAGTTGCTTTGGTGTCCAGACAAGACACTAAATGGCACTCGGGATCTTTCCCCCTGGACTTGATGCACTGgtgattttgctttttaaatgtatatttttttaatctgacagTTGAGTTCTGGATGTAGGAGAAGGGGTAAGTCAGTTCTCTGGCCATAGTGGGATGGGGTGAAGCCACGTTGTCGCTTTTGAGTGTATGAAGTTAGGGTGCAGTTTGGGAGGAAAGGGACGTCTGGAAGTGAAGATGAAAGAACAGGGGGAGAATCTGGAAGTTTGCTTCTTCTCAGAGACAAGAGACAAGTTGTTCTTCTGGCAATTtgaataaaaagataaaaattcaGGTTAAGTTAAAGCACggcttttgaaaaataaaaatatctattcATTTAAGTAGACCTAAATTGGCATCCCGAGTCCAGTGCTtttcccattgatttcaatgCAGAATGAGTTTCTTCCTGTCCTAATTTCTCTTACTTCCTGCCTATTAGCAGGAAAATGGCAGCGACCATGGAATAAGCTCAGAGACATCCACATCCATAGAAAAGTTGAAACTTCAAGAGGTATTTCTTAAAcaatgttttttaaactttatatatattctttttgaTCTATTAATATACCTGAGAAATGTTTGAtaggaaaacactgaagagtTTTCTTCTATGGTTAACAATTAATGATAAATACTTAGCCCTCATTTAGCACTTCACATCTtttgtaaaactttttttttttctctatagcTTTTATAAGTATTAACTATTTGAATATTaactttggggttttctttaaaTCTAGTCCTGTCTCCCATTGTTATGATTCAGCTAAACtggttcttgctttcttcactggactttattattttaagctTCTTCACAGATATAT of the Columba livia isolate bColLiv1 breed racing homer chromosome 17, bColLiv1.pat.W.v2, whole genome shotgun sequence genome contains:
- the PATZ1 gene encoding POZ-, AT hook-, and zinc finger-containing protein 1 isoform X5, whose amino-acid sequence is MERVSEAAACGPSAGCYTYQVSRHSADMLHSLNQQRKNGGRFCDVLLRVGDESFPAHRAVLAACSEYFESVFSAQLGDGAGGGGAEGGAAEAAAAGGAAAVAGGAAGGGRELEMHTISSKVFGDILDFAYTSRIVVRLESFPELMTAAKFLLMRSVIDICQEVIKQSNVQILVPPTRPDIMLFRPGAADLGFPLDMTNGATLAPNGNGIAGMPEDEAARAALTAAQSSLPVLQGVDRLPMVAGPLSPPLLASPFQNVAASAPTLSTKRGRGRPRKANLLDSMMFGTPGGLREAGILPCGLCGKVFTDANRLRQHEAQHGVTSLQLGYIDIPPPRLGENGVPGQDDPDAPRKRSRTRKQVACEICGKIFRDVYHLNRHKLSHSGEKPYSCPVCGLRFKRKDRMSYHVRSHDGSVGKPYICQSCGKGFSRPDHLNGHIKQVHTSERPHKCQTCNASFATRDRLRSHLACHEDKVPCQVCGKYLRAAYMADHLKKHSEGPSNFCTICNREGQKCSHSDPIESSDSYGDLSDTSDLKTPEKQSTNGSFSCDMAVSKNKMETEAEKKYPCPECGSFFRSKSYLNKHIQKVHVRALGGPLGDLGPALGSPFSPQQNMSLLESFGFQIVQSAFASSLVDPEVDQQPMGPEGK
- the PATZ1 gene encoding POZ-, AT hook-, and zinc finger-containing protein 1 isoform X4; the encoded protein is MERVSEAAACGPSAGCYTYQVSRHSADMLHSLNQQRKNGGRFCDVLLRVGDESFPAHRAVLAACSEYFESVFSAQLGDGAGGGGAEGGAAEAAAAGGAAAVAGGAAGGGRELEMHTISSKVFGDILDFAYTSRIVVRLESFPELMTAAKFLLMRSVIDICQEVIKQSNVQILVPPTRPDIMLFRPGAADLGFPLDMTNGATLAPNGNGIAGMPEDEAARAALTAAQSSLPVLQGVDRLPMVAGPLSPPLLASPFQNVAASAPTLSTKRGRGRPRKANLLDSMMFGTPGGLREAGILPCGLCGKVFTDANRLRQHEAQHGVTSLQLGYIDIPPPRLGENGVPGQDDPDAPRKRSRTRKQVACEICGKIFRDVYHLNRHKLSHSGEKPYSCPVCGLRFKRKDRMSYHVRSHDGSVGKPYICQSCGKGFSRPDHLNGHIKQVHTSERPHKCQQENGSDHGISSETSTSIEKLKLQETCNASFATRDRLRSHLACHEDKVPCQVCGKYLRAAYMADHLKKHSEGPSNFCTICNREGQKCSHSDPIESSDSYGDLSDTSDLKTPEKQSTNGSFSCDMAVSKNKMETEAEKKYPCPECGSFFRSKSYLNKHIQKVHVRALGGPLGDLGPALGSPFSPQQNMSLLESFGFQIVQSAFASSLVDPEVDQQPMGPEGK
- the PATZ1 gene encoding POZ-, AT hook-, and zinc finger-containing protein 1 isoform X6, which encodes MERVSEAAACGPSAGCYTYQVSRHSADMLHSLNQQRKNGGRFCDVLLRVGDESFPAHRAVLAACSEYFESVFSAQLGDGAGGGGAEGGAAEAAAAGGAAAVAGGAAGGGRELEMHTISSKVFGDILDFAYTSRIVVRLESFPELMTAAKFLLMRSVIDICQEVIKQSNVQILVPPTRPDIMLFRPGAADLGFPLDMTNGATLAPNGNGIAGMPEDEAARAALTAAQSSLPVLQGVDRLPMVAGPLSPPLLASPFQNVAASAPTLSTKRGRGRPRKANLLDSMMFGTPGGLREAGILPCGLCGKVFTDANRLRQHEAQHGVTSLQLGYIDIPPPRLGENGVPGQDDPDAPRKRSRTRKQVACEICGKIFRDVYHLNRHKLSHSGEKPYSCPVCGLRFKRKDRMSYHVRSHDGSVGKPYICQSCGKGFSRPDHLNGHIKQVHTSERPHKCQTCNASFATRDRLRSHLACHEDKVPCQVCGKYLRAAYMADHLKKHSEGPSNFCTICNRGLQAPGVHPEWGSSVPLRQDLWHQRRPEMFAFGPD